One segment of Streptomyces sp. NA02950 DNA contains the following:
- a CDS encoding succinate dehydrogenase/fumarate reductase iron-sulfur subunit: protein MRLTLRIWRQRGPEEPGALTTYEVNGISPEMSFLEMLDTLNEELILGGDEPVAFDHDCREGICGACGMVINGQAHGPERTTTCQLHMRHFADGDTIDVEPWRAAAFPVVKDLVVDRSAFDRIIGSGGFISAPTGSAPDAHATAVPKPVADLAFEHAECIGCGACVAACPNGSAMLFTSAKVVHLNALPQGAPERETRVLDMVETMDEEGFGGCTNTGECAVACPKGIPLQSISRMNREFLRASLKGGGRTD from the coding sequence ATGAGGCTCACCCTGCGGATCTGGCGGCAGCGCGGCCCCGAGGAGCCGGGCGCCCTGACCACCTACGAGGTCAACGGCATCTCGCCGGAGATGTCCTTCCTGGAGATGCTCGACACCCTCAACGAGGAGCTGATCCTCGGCGGGGACGAGCCGGTCGCCTTCGACCACGACTGCCGTGAGGGCATCTGCGGCGCCTGCGGCATGGTGATCAACGGGCAGGCGCACGGGCCCGAGCGGACCACCACCTGTCAGCTCCACATGCGGCACTTCGCGGACGGCGACACCATCGATGTGGAGCCCTGGCGCGCCGCCGCGTTCCCCGTGGTGAAGGATCTGGTGGTGGACCGGTCGGCGTTCGACCGGATCATCGGCTCGGGCGGGTTCATCTCCGCGCCGACCGGCAGCGCCCCGGACGCGCATGCCACCGCGGTACCCAAGCCGGTGGCGGACCTCGCCTTCGAGCACGCCGAGTGCATCGGGTGCGGCGCCTGTGTGGCGGCCTGCCCCAATGGCTCGGCGATGCTCTTCACCTCGGCGAAGGTGGTCCATCTCAACGCGCTGCCGCAGGGGGCGCCGGAGCGCGAGACCCGGGTGCTGGACATGGTGGAGACGATGGACGAGGAGGGCTTCGGCGGCTGCACCAACACCGGTGAATGCGCCGTGGCCTGCCCCAAGGGGATACCGCTCCAGTCCATTTCGCGGATGAACCGGGAGTTCCTGCGGGCGAGCCTCAAGGGCGGCGGCCGGACGGACTGA